In Streptomyces sp. NBC_00704, a genomic segment contains:
- a CDS encoding HAD-IC family P-type ATPase: protein MAHTDAPALAPTARGLTAAEVADRVARGQVNDVPARSSRSLGEIVRANVFTRFNAIIGVLWLVMLAVAPIQDSLFGFVILANTGIGIVQEWRAKQTLDSLAVVGEARPTVRRDGAPVQVTTSELVLDDLIEIGPGDKIAVDGVCVEADGLEIDESLLTGEADPVVKPAGDQVMSGSFVVAGGGAFRATKVGREAYAAQLAEEASRFTLVHSELRSGISTILKYVTWMMVPAAIGLVVTQLFVKNNGFRDSVARTIGGIIPMVPEGLVLLTSVAFAIGVVRLGRKQCLVQELPAIEGLARVDTVCLDKTGTLTEGGMDVTALHTLGDADEGYVRQVLGALGESDPRPNASLQAVIDAFPPADGWRCTESLPFSSARKYSGAAFNERADGGAGGSEGGSSTWLLGAPDVLLDDDDPALAETERLNEQGLRVLLLARAAHELDDPEPARGARPVALVVLEQRLRPDAGDTLRYFAEQRVRAKVVSGDNAVSVGAVAAKLGLDGAAVDARRLPADPEGMARALDEGTVFGRVTPQQKRDMVGALQSRGHTVAMTGDGVNDVLALKDADIGVAMGSGSEATRAVAQIVLLDNSFATLPSVVAEGRRVIGNITRVATLFLVKTVYSVLLALLVVCWQVEYPFLPRHLTMLSTLTIGIPAFFLALAPNTERARPHFVRRVMRYSVPGGVIAGVATFVTYLLARHHYTGEGSLEAETSAATLTLFLASMWVLAIIARPYTWWRVLLVASMGGAFLLVLAVPWLQHFFALKLIGLTMPWIAVGVAAVASVALEFTWRWVDHRFPA from the coding sequence TCGCGCGCGGTCAGGTCAACGACGTGCCCGCGCGCAGCAGCCGTTCCCTGGGCGAGATCGTCCGGGCGAACGTCTTCACCCGGTTCAACGCGATCATCGGCGTCCTGTGGCTGGTCATGCTCGCCGTGGCGCCCATCCAGGACAGCCTGTTCGGCTTCGTGATCCTCGCCAACACCGGCATCGGCATCGTCCAGGAGTGGCGGGCGAAGCAGACCCTCGACTCCCTCGCGGTCGTCGGCGAGGCCCGTCCCACCGTCCGGCGCGACGGCGCACCCGTCCAGGTGACCACCTCCGAACTCGTCCTGGACGACCTGATCGAGATCGGGCCCGGCGACAAGATCGCCGTGGACGGGGTGTGCGTGGAGGCCGACGGCCTGGAGATCGACGAGTCGCTGCTCACCGGCGAGGCGGATCCCGTCGTCAAACCGGCGGGCGACCAGGTCATGTCGGGCAGCTTCGTGGTGGCCGGCGGGGGCGCCTTCCGGGCCACCAAGGTCGGCCGCGAGGCCTACGCCGCCCAGCTCGCCGAGGAGGCCTCCCGCTTCACCCTCGTCCACTCCGAGCTGCGCTCCGGCATCTCGACGATCCTCAAGTACGTCACGTGGATGATGGTCCCGGCCGCGATCGGCCTCGTCGTCACGCAGCTGTTCGTCAAGAACAACGGCTTCCGGGACTCGGTCGCCCGCACCATCGGCGGCATCATCCCGATGGTCCCCGAGGGGCTCGTCCTGCTCACCTCGGTCGCCTTCGCGATCGGCGTCGTCCGGCTCGGCCGCAAGCAGTGCCTGGTGCAGGAACTCCCGGCCATCGAGGGCCTCGCCCGCGTCGACACCGTCTGCCTGGACAAGACCGGCACCCTCACCGAGGGCGGCATGGACGTCACCGCGCTGCACACCCTCGGCGACGCCGACGAGGGCTACGTACGGCAGGTGCTCGGGGCGCTCGGGGAGTCCGACCCGCGGCCCAACGCCTCCCTCCAGGCCGTCATCGACGCCTTCCCGCCCGCCGACGGCTGGCGCTGCACCGAGTCCCTGCCGTTCTCCTCGGCCCGCAAGTACAGCGGCGCCGCCTTCAACGAGCGCGCCGACGGCGGCGCCGGCGGGAGCGAGGGCGGGAGCAGCACCTGGCTGCTGGGGGCGCCCGACGTGCTCCTGGACGACGACGATCCCGCCCTCGCCGAGACGGAACGGCTCAACGAGCAGGGGCTGCGCGTGCTGCTGCTGGCCCGCGCCGCACACGAACTCGACGACCCCGAGCCCGCCCGCGGAGCCCGGCCGGTCGCGCTGGTGGTGCTCGAACAGCGGCTGCGGCCCGACGCCGGGGACACGCTGCGCTACTTCGCCGAGCAGCGGGTCCGGGCGAAGGTCGTCTCCGGCGACAACGCGGTGTCGGTGGGAGCGGTGGCCGCCAAGCTGGGCCTGGACGGCGCCGCCGTGGACGCCCGCCGGCTGCCCGCGGACCCGGAGGGCATGGCGCGGGCGCTGGACGAGGGCACGGTGTTCGGCCGGGTCACCCCGCAGCAGAAGCGGGACATGGTGGGGGCTCTCCAGTCCCGCGGGCACACCGTCGCGATGACCGGGGACGGCGTCAACGACGTCCTCGCGCTGAAGGACGCCGACATCGGCGTGGCGATGGGGTCGGGCTCCGAGGCCACCCGGGCGGTCGCGCAGATCGTGCTGCTGGACAACAGCTTCGCGACCCTGCCGTCGGTGGTGGCGGAGGGCCGGCGGGTCATCGGCAACATCACGCGGGTGGCGACCCTCTTCCTGGTGAAGACGGTCTACTCGGTGCTGCTGGCCCTGCTGGTGGTGTGCTGGCAGGTCGAGTACCCCTTCCTGCCGAGGCACCTGACGATGCTGTCCACGCTCACCATCGGCATCCCGGCCTTCTTCCTCGCCCTCGCCCCCAACACCGAGCGGGCCCGCCCGCACTTCGTGCGACGCGTAATGCGGTACTCCGTCCCCGGCGGGGTGATCGCGGGCGTCGCCACCTTCGTCACCTATCTGCTGGCCCGCCACCACTACACCGGCGAGGGCTCACTGGAGGCGGAGACGAGCGCGGCCACCCTCACGCTGTTCCTGGCGTCGATGTGGGTGCTGGCGATCATCGCCCGCCCCTACACCTGGTGGCGGGTGCTGCTGGTGGCCTCGATGGGCGGAGCGTTCCTGCTGGTCCTCGCGGTCCCGTGGCTCCAGCACTTCTTCGCGCTGAAGCTGATCGGGCTGACGATGCCGTGGATCGCGGTGGGCGTGGCGGCGGTGGCGTCGGTCGCCCTGGAGTTCACCTGGCGCTGGGTCGACCACCGCTTCCCGGCCTGA